The DNA window GAAAGGCGCTAACGATGCCCTCAGGATTTCATCTCGCCCACGATAAATACTTAGAATCTGTTTACGATCAGGAAGAAAAAGAACAGGACGCAATCAATATCAAGCGATTGTGGGAACAGTTCTTGAAAGAAGATGAGCTTAAAAGTAAGGTAGCTTTGGCTCGCGCTATCATTAGACTCGGTTGCGTCACTCTCAATCCGATCATTGACGAAACAATCGAGATGCTCGAAAGAGAGCTTTTCCATATCGTTTCAACCACAGACGATAGGCGAAAGCTTTCTGCGTTTACAGAGATCCGAGCGCACCTAAAGGCTCTCAAGGCTAGGAGACGTAAGAGGATGGCCATGGCGACAGACTTCGTTCAAATCCCTGGAATAGAGGCTGTGAATTTTGAAAGCCTTAACTCCCAAGAAAATCCTCCTCACCCTCTTCCCCATACTCATCGAAAGCGGCGAGGAAGGAAAACTCTTCCCCTAGAGTCTCATCACTCTTCTTCACCCACAGAAGGACTTTCACTAGATGCCTCTTCGAGTCTGGATCCGACAGAAGGATCACTAAACTCTGCGCCGCATCCCGAGTAGTCGGGTTCGACTTCACCGCTTGCATCTCCCTGAAGAGCTCCTTCAGTAACTTCCACATCTTTGCTAATGGTACTGTGAACGAATTTCCGAAATTCCACAAAGGGTTTGTAGCGATTCCTTAACTCCATAATCCCTACAGCTATGGCATCCGAAAGAATAACCCTCGGATGTACCCCTGTTCCTTTCGATAACCTTTCGATAGCCACAACGATCTTCTTGGGTAGCTCTAGCGACTCAACCACCTGTCTCCAGTGAATGCGGCGAAAGTGTTTTTCCTCTCTCTGATGATTTCGTTCGTAGTGGTTCATTTTTTTGCTCTCCTATTTTCAGCTAAACTTAACCCCAAGTGTCTCCCATTTTTCCTTAAGGAACGCTTCGATAAGTGTCTTCAGCACCCCAGCTGGTACCCGGACATACGTTTGACTACTCGAAAAGACACGACCGGTGGCTGCCGCGCCTTCGGCTAAAGACGCTTCGATTGTGCGTTGTGCGGCTTTTACTTTTTCCGGGTCGGTCGAGAAAACGTCATTGAGAGCCTGTCCGATTCTAAGCAGCTCGTCATAAGCCTTTTGCCTCAACTGAGCTTCGGAGATTTTGTCCAGTGTCGAGAACACCGAGCTTATTGCTTCAGAAGCCGCACTAATCGTTGCTAGGATTGGCTCTCCATTCATGGCAGAAGATACGGTTCCCCTGGGTTGATCTTATCTGGGTTTGGTGGAGGTACTGGCGTATACGCCTTCGGTGCTGGTATTGGGTGAGCCTCATGAGGCACAGGGCGCGTGGCGCATCCTATGAGGATCGATAAAGATAGAGACAAACCAAGAGAAGTAAGATAAGCGATACGCTTATTTCTATGTCTTCGGCTGTTACGTTCATTCGCCATGCTTAGCTTTGGGATGGCTTGGAGTCGGATGCAGCGTGTAACCCGATAGCCACTAGCAACGACTGAATCACAAGCGTGAACTGAGCCGCATCCATTGCCCCGGTTTTGAGCCAAGAGATGACAGTAGCAATTACTGTTGCTGCAAACTGAAGCCATCCTATAACAGTAGTCTTCCAATCCTTCACGTTTTTCCTCCTTTGTCTTTTTCCAATATGGCCCGGATAACCAAACCTTTCAACTCCTCCATGCCGATGGTTAGCCTATGAATCTCTTGTGACAGATCGTTATATTTTCCCTCGAGTTCGCGGATTTTTTCTTTTGCCTGCCCTATTGCCACAAGCAAAGCCACGATCGCTGTTAACGGCATAATCCAATCGCGGATTTGCTGCAGTTCGGTCATCTTCCTTCCTCAACTTAAGTAAGAAAGTATTAGAGTCAACTTCAAGCCAGAGAGACAAGTTCAATTTCCGTCCTAGCTATCCCATCTGTTACGTGCTTCTCAGCTTCCACTCTCACTATCTCGGAGTCATCAACAAACGCCAACCCAGAGAGAGAATCCAAAACACAACGAATGAGCTTGTCCACATCTGGTCGAGTTGCTTTCCAGGTGTCAATCTTTTTCTTCGAGAGCTTAACCCTTAAGTGCTTAGGAACCGTGAAGTAGAAAACTATCTTTGCCGCTATCGGAGGACATAGCAATTCCTCTTCTCCATACTTCGCTCGATACGAGACTCTGATAGCATACACATACCCTTGTACTCTCCCTTGATTGGAATCGATAACCACTCGCTTCCCAGATTTGTGTACAAACGAAACTTTACTCCCCTTGGCTATCGGTTCCCCTTCTACAACAAACGCTCTATGGTGCATAGTTATTCAAAAATCTCACAGCATCGTAAGCTTTCCTAACCCTGGTAACCCACCCTTCAAGAAACCTTTCTCGGAGCACTATGCTTAACCCGTAGTAATAACCATCCCACTTACTAATAAACTGCCAATCCTTCACTTCCTTGGATGCCTCCACAGTCTTTTCCCCGATTACTCCGTCTTGCTCAACACCAGCTGCAGCCTGCAGGAGTGTAATCGCCTTTCGGTACCCAATGTTTACCCCTGCATTAAACACCAAAAAGGCTAAAGAAGGGCGCAGCCTATGCGCCCCACAATCAGCCCACTCCTTCTCATAGATCTCCCACGCCTTTTCAAAACTTAAATCCTCTATCCTCAATCCCGGGTGACTCCTTAGATCCACCCCAAACTTCGTCGCTCCGCCGGGATCATGAGGATCGTGCTCGGTCTTTGCATTCTCTCCCTCCCATTCTATCTCTTGCCAAAGAACGACCGAGATGCTAAACGCCCGTACCAACTTTTCCAAATCGCTACCGTACGTCATCGATCAACCTCGTAGGATCAAGCCAAATATATTTCACTGTTCGATATTTTACTTCGAAACCTTCCGGTAACTTTCCCTCCCTTTTCATTTCTCCTACCCTCACATCACAATAGGCAAGGAACTCCTTTACCTTCATTCCACTTTCCCTACACGCTTGCCACAGTTCCCACACATCGTCCACCTCCACGTATTTTCTCTCTTTCAACTGAACGTACTCATTCCCTCCACTCTCCTCTATCAACTTACGAATCATCCTATCCACATCTTCCAACATCTTTTTTACTAACCTACTCTTCCATGCCCAGATGTGAACATTGTCTTTCGTTATTTCCCTATCCGGCGGCCACGCTAACCACTTCGTATCTTCCGTCCCATTTGCCATAGCTCTTTCACCTCCTTTGAAAAAGAATCGCATATACATTTCGCCCTGCAATACAAACACCATGGCCCTACTTGTGTGTAAGGGGTATTCTTTATCTTTACTAGCACCTCTAGATACGTAAGGAGAATCTCCTCGATATTGGTACTGTCGTACGCATACACCGAACTTGTAGCTCGAAGGAGAGGGTTAACGTATACAGCATAGACCTTTTTCACGCACCACCTATCCCATACTCCTACAGCTAACAATGCTAGCTGCCTTTCGGAGGGAGGAATATTTTCTTGGCGATAGAATTTGTAATCCACAATCAGAGCACTTGTTCTATTGACTGCCACAAAGTCGGCTCTCCCCAAATACTCCGCTCCATAACTCAAGTCGATCTCATAGTATGTTTCGCTCTGCCCTTCCCCAAGAAGGTTTTCAACCAAACAAGCCACTGTCTCCCTAGCCCATCGAATATCCGCGTTTTCCTCTCCCTGACCGGTAGCCAGTAGTTCGTGAAGTCTACTGCCTTCAAGAGCTTC is part of the Candidatus Methylacidithermus pantelleriae genome and encodes:
- a CDS encoding RusA family crossover junction endodeoxyribonuclease, coding for MHHRAFVVEGEPIAKGSKVSFVHKSGKRVVIDSNQGRVQGYVYAIRVSYRAKYGEEELLCPPIAAKIVFYFTVPKHLRVKLSKKKIDTWKATRPDVDKLIRCVLDSLSGLAFVDDSEIVRVEAEKHVTDGIARTEIELVSLA
- a CDS encoding glycosyl hydrolase 108 family protein, whose protein sequence is MTYGSDLEKLVRAFSISVVLWQEIEWEGENAKTEHDPHDPGGATKFGVDLRSHPGLRIEDLSFEKAWEIYEKEWADCGAHRLRPSLAFLVFNAGVNIGYRKAITLLQAAAGVEQDGVIGEKTVEASKEVKDWQFISKWDGYYYGLSIVLRERFLEGWVTRVRKAYDAVRFLNNYAP
- a CDS encoding DUF2800 domain-containing protein, whose amino-acid sequence is MRLITASVFHRRINCPGSALLEAQVPSIPAPEALEGSRLHELLATGQGEENADIRWARETVACLVENLLGEGQSETYYEIDLSYGAEYLGRADFVAVNRTSALIVDYKFYRQENIPPSERQLALLAVGVWDRWCVKKVYAVYVNPLLRATSSVYAYDSTNIEEILLTYLEVLVKIKNTPYTQVGPWCLYCRAKCICDSFSKEVKELWQMGRKIRSG